From the genome of Anopheles moucheti chromosome 3, idAnoMoucSN_F20_07, whole genome shotgun sequence, one region includes:
- the LOC128303817 gene encoding WD repeat domain phosphoinositide-interacting protein 2-like isoform X2: MSDISQKCFGKNGGFSISFNQDYTSLSVVSRTGYRLFSLASVDRVDEIFCSHDEDTKIAERLFSSSLVAVVTASEPNKLKVCHFKKGAEICNYGYPSEILSVKLNRSRLVVCLVDSIYIHNIRDMRLLHSIKNMAPNPSGLCTLSLLSHLAYPVSTECGELQIFDAANQLRRLKLKAHDSPLSALNFSYNGVLLATASEKGTVIRVFCVKNGQKVHEFRRGVKRHVSIGSLNFSTCANFVVASSNTETVHIFRIDPKAIEQAERRQSIAVDAAASNTSSSSDDDESNGSDPANGAGTAGGWGMGFLAKAVTSYLPTNVVTDVFTQDRAYATIQLAEAGLRYECVMAKLEKETRLLLACEDGFLYIYSFEDSKGGECKLIRAHDLRTPLHGITEVDIVGNENDENTNSLNVNMTKSMMPAPGTYAGVLKGRPADRMSDSDWCHDLREAVEYPVKVTVPIYDEMQFPPVTPITVE, translated from the exons ATGAGTGATATAAGCCAGAAATGTTTCGGCAAAAATGGTGGATTTTCTATAAGCTTTAATCAAGACTATAC ATCGCTCTCCGTGGTATCTAGGACGGGATATCGATTGTTTTCGTTAGCATCTGTTGATCGTGTCGATGAAATCTTCTGCAGTCATGACGAGGATACAAAGATTGCCGAGCGGCTGTTTAGTAGCAGCCTCGTTGCGGTTGTTACCGCAAGTGAACCGAACAAGCTTAAG GTGTGTCACTTCAAGAAGGGGGCGGAGATCTGCAACTATGGCTACCCGTCGGAGATCCTGTCGGTGAAACTGAACCGATCCCGGCTAGTGGTATGCCTCGTGGACAGTATTTACATTCACAACATCCGTGATATGAGACTGCTACATTCCATCAAGAACATGGCGCCGAACCCGAGCGGTCTGTGCACGCTTTCGCTGCTGTCGCACCTCGCCTACCCGGTGTCGACCGAGTGCGGCGAGCTGCAGATCTTTGACGCGGCCAACCAGCTGCGCAGGCTGAAGCTGAAGGCGCACGATTCACCGCTGTCGGCGCTGAACTTCTCCTACAACGGCGTCCTGCTGGCGACGGCCTCGGAGAAGGGCACCGTGATTCGGGTGTTTTGCGTGAAGAATGGCCAGAAGGTGCACGAGTTCCGGCGGGGCGTTAAGCGTCACGTCAGCATCGGCTCGCTCAACTTTAGCACCTGTGCGAACTTTGTCGTGGCGAGCTCGAACACCGAAACCGTACATATCTTCCGGATCGATCCGAAAGCGATCGAGCAGGCGGAACGGCGCCAGAGCATTGCGGTTGATGCGGCCGCtagcaacaccagcagctCGAGCGATGACGACGAATCGAACGGAAGTGATCCGGCCAATGGGGCCGGCACGGCTGGCGGCTGGGGTATGGGTTTTCTGGCCAAAGCCGTCACCAGCTACCTGCCGACGAACGTCGTGACGGATGTGTTTACGCAGGACCGGGCGTACGCAACGATACAGCTGGCGGAGGCTGGCCTGCGGTATGAGTGTGTGATGGCGAAGCTGGAGAAGGAGACGCGTCTGCTGTTGGCGTGCGAGGACGGGTTCTTGTACATTTACAGCTTCGAGGATTCGAAGGGTGGCGAATGTAAGCTCATTCGTGCGCATGATCTCCGTACGCCACTGCACGGCATTACCG AGGTTGACATCGTTGGCAATGAAAACGATGAAAATACAAACAGCCTGAACGTGAACATGACGAAATCGATGATGCCCGCACCGGGCACATATGCGGGTGTGCTGAAGGGACGTCCGGCCGACCGGATGTCAG ACTCCGACTGGTGTCACGATCTGCGCGAAGCGGTAGAGTATCCGGTAAAGGTTACGGTGCCGATCTACGATGAGATGCAGTTCCCACCGGTTACGCCGATCACCGTCGAATGA
- the LOC128303817 gene encoding WD repeat domain phosphoinositide-interacting protein 2-like isoform X1, translating to MSDISQKCFGKNGGFSISFNQDYTSLSVVSRTGYRLFSLASVDRVDEIFCSHDEDTKIAERLFSSSLVAVVTASEPNKLKVCHFKKGAEICNYGYPSEILSVKLNRSRLVVCLVDSIYIHNIRDMRLLHSIKNMAPNPSGLCTLSLLSHLAYPVSTECGELQIFDAANQLRRLKLKAHDSPLSALNFSYNGVLLATASEKGTVIRVFCVKNGQKVHEFRRGVKRHVSIGSLNFSTCANFVVASSNTETVHIFRIDPKAIEQAERRQSIAVDAAASNTSSSSDDDESNGSDPANGAGTAGGWGMGFLAKAVTSYLPTNVVTDVFTQDRAYATIQLAEAGLRYECVMAKLEKETRLLLACEDGFLYIYSFEDSKGGECKLIRAHDLRTPLHGITEVDIVGNENDENTNSLNVNMTKSMMPAPGTYAGVLKGRPADRMSADSDWCHDLREAVEYPVKVTVPIYDEMQFPPVTPITVE from the exons ATGAGTGATATAAGCCAGAAATGTTTCGGCAAAAATGGTGGATTTTCTATAAGCTTTAATCAAGACTATAC ATCGCTCTCCGTGGTATCTAGGACGGGATATCGATTGTTTTCGTTAGCATCTGTTGATCGTGTCGATGAAATCTTCTGCAGTCATGACGAGGATACAAAGATTGCCGAGCGGCTGTTTAGTAGCAGCCTCGTTGCGGTTGTTACCGCAAGTGAACCGAACAAGCTTAAG GTGTGTCACTTCAAGAAGGGGGCGGAGATCTGCAACTATGGCTACCCGTCGGAGATCCTGTCGGTGAAACTGAACCGATCCCGGCTAGTGGTATGCCTCGTGGACAGTATTTACATTCACAACATCCGTGATATGAGACTGCTACATTCCATCAAGAACATGGCGCCGAACCCGAGCGGTCTGTGCACGCTTTCGCTGCTGTCGCACCTCGCCTACCCGGTGTCGACCGAGTGCGGCGAGCTGCAGATCTTTGACGCGGCCAACCAGCTGCGCAGGCTGAAGCTGAAGGCGCACGATTCACCGCTGTCGGCGCTGAACTTCTCCTACAACGGCGTCCTGCTGGCGACGGCCTCGGAGAAGGGCACCGTGATTCGGGTGTTTTGCGTGAAGAATGGCCAGAAGGTGCACGAGTTCCGGCGGGGCGTTAAGCGTCACGTCAGCATCGGCTCGCTCAACTTTAGCACCTGTGCGAACTTTGTCGTGGCGAGCTCGAACACCGAAACCGTACATATCTTCCGGATCGATCCGAAAGCGATCGAGCAGGCGGAACGGCGCCAGAGCATTGCGGTTGATGCGGCCGCtagcaacaccagcagctCGAGCGATGACGACGAATCGAACGGAAGTGATCCGGCCAATGGGGCCGGCACGGCTGGCGGCTGGGGTATGGGTTTTCTGGCCAAAGCCGTCACCAGCTACCTGCCGACGAACGTCGTGACGGATGTGTTTACGCAGGACCGGGCGTACGCAACGATACAGCTGGCGGAGGCTGGCCTGCGGTATGAGTGTGTGATGGCGAAGCTGGAGAAGGAGACGCGTCTGCTGTTGGCGTGCGAGGACGGGTTCTTGTACATTTACAGCTTCGAGGATTCGAAGGGTGGCGAATGTAAGCTCATTCGTGCGCATGATCTCCGTACGCCACTGCACGGCATTACCG AGGTTGACATCGTTGGCAATGAAAACGATGAAAATACAAACAGCCTGAACGTGAACATGACGAAATCGATGATGCCCGCACCGGGCACATATGCGGGTGTGCTGAAGGGACGTCCGGCCGACCGGATGTCAG CAGACTCCGACTGGTGTCACGATCTGCGCGAAGCGGTAGAGTATCCGGTAAAGGTTACGGTGCCGATCTACGATGAGATGCAGTTCCCACCGGTTACGCCGATCACCGTCGAATGA
- the LOC128303817 gene encoding WD repeat domain phosphoinositide-interacting protein 2-like isoform X3, translating into MSDISQKCFGKNGGFSISFNQDYTSLSVVSRTGYRLFSLASVDRVDEIFCSHDEDTKIAERLFSSSLVAVVTASEPNKLKVCHFKKGAEICNYGYPSEILSVKLNRSRLVVCLVDSIYIHNIRDMRLLHSIKNMAPNPSGLCTLSLLSHLAYPVSTECGELQIFDAANQLRRLKLKAHDSPLSALNFSYNGVLLATASEKGTVIRVFCVKNGQKVHEFRRGVKRHVSIGSLNFSTCANFVVASSNTETVHIFRIDPKAIEQAERRQSIAVDAAASNTSSSSDDDESNGSDPANGAGTAGGWGMGFLAKAVTSYLPTNVVTDVFTQDRAYATIQLAEAGLRYECVMAKLEKETRLLLACEDGFLYIYSFEDSKGGECKLIRAHDLRTPLHGITADSDWCHDLREAVEYPVKVTVPIYDEMQFPPVTPITVE; encoded by the exons ATGAGTGATATAAGCCAGAAATGTTTCGGCAAAAATGGTGGATTTTCTATAAGCTTTAATCAAGACTATAC ATCGCTCTCCGTGGTATCTAGGACGGGATATCGATTGTTTTCGTTAGCATCTGTTGATCGTGTCGATGAAATCTTCTGCAGTCATGACGAGGATACAAAGATTGCCGAGCGGCTGTTTAGTAGCAGCCTCGTTGCGGTTGTTACCGCAAGTGAACCGAACAAGCTTAAG GTGTGTCACTTCAAGAAGGGGGCGGAGATCTGCAACTATGGCTACCCGTCGGAGATCCTGTCGGTGAAACTGAACCGATCCCGGCTAGTGGTATGCCTCGTGGACAGTATTTACATTCACAACATCCGTGATATGAGACTGCTACATTCCATCAAGAACATGGCGCCGAACCCGAGCGGTCTGTGCACGCTTTCGCTGCTGTCGCACCTCGCCTACCCGGTGTCGACCGAGTGCGGCGAGCTGCAGATCTTTGACGCGGCCAACCAGCTGCGCAGGCTGAAGCTGAAGGCGCACGATTCACCGCTGTCGGCGCTGAACTTCTCCTACAACGGCGTCCTGCTGGCGACGGCCTCGGAGAAGGGCACCGTGATTCGGGTGTTTTGCGTGAAGAATGGCCAGAAGGTGCACGAGTTCCGGCGGGGCGTTAAGCGTCACGTCAGCATCGGCTCGCTCAACTTTAGCACCTGTGCGAACTTTGTCGTGGCGAGCTCGAACACCGAAACCGTACATATCTTCCGGATCGATCCGAAAGCGATCGAGCAGGCGGAACGGCGCCAGAGCATTGCGGTTGATGCGGCCGCtagcaacaccagcagctCGAGCGATGACGACGAATCGAACGGAAGTGATCCGGCCAATGGGGCCGGCACGGCTGGCGGCTGGGGTATGGGTTTTCTGGCCAAAGCCGTCACCAGCTACCTGCCGACGAACGTCGTGACGGATGTGTTTACGCAGGACCGGGCGTACGCAACGATACAGCTGGCGGAGGCTGGCCTGCGGTATGAGTGTGTGATGGCGAAGCTGGAGAAGGAGACGCGTCTGCTGTTGGCGTGCGAGGACGGGTTCTTGTACATTTACAGCTTCGAGGATTCGAAGGGTGGCGAATGTAAGCTCATTCGTGCGCATGATCTCCGTACGCCACTGCACGGCATTACCG CAGACTCCGACTGGTGTCACGATCTGCGCGAAGCGGTAGAGTATCCGGTAAAGGTTACGGTGCCGATCTACGATGAGATGCAGTTCCCACCGGTTACGCCGATCACCGTCGAATGA
- the LOC128303819 gene encoding uncharacterized protein LOC128303819 isoform X1: MTTASDEPDPKMSRLLKLAQKFNCFYLNGFMKGDCRPFVVDGHQVGLVSQNVIEQLLKYPEVFHIRAPEHGKQKIVELNPAFRDYNTRSQQVDRILREFRKQGMFVALKGWRDECYDVKSSTGSLLKMDRSATCLFGVRNYGVEINGYVRHPTKGLCIWLQQRSDTKQTWPGKWDNMVSGGLAVGYGVLETAIKEAAEEASIPGHLIKNLVSAGCVSFFFESERGLFPNTEFVYDLELPEDFVPDNSDGEVQNFQLLPAHECLERVFMPDFKTTSCPVVIDFLIRHGIITPENETNFTQVIELLHVPLQSLYTYRTTPNDGSANACATTAATTNQRDLISSNNKNSIENGKL, encoded by the exons atgACAACGGCAAGTGATGAACCAGATCCAAAGATGTCACGGCTGCTGAAGCTTGCTCAGAAGTTCAACTGCTTCTATCTGAACG GTTTCATGAAAGGCGACTGCCGCCCGTTCGTTGTTGACGGCCACCAAGTCGGACTGGTCAGCCAGAATGTGATCGAGCAGCTGCTCAAATATCCTGAAGTATTTCACATCAGAGCTCCGGAGCATGGCAAGCAG AAAATTGTCGAACTGAATCCTGCCTTTCGGGATTACAATACACGCTCGCAGCAGGTCGACCGGATACTGCGCGAATTCCGCAAGCAGGGCATGTTTGTTGCATTGAAAGGTTGGCGTGACGAATGTTACGACGTTAAGTCATCCACCGGCTCACTGCTCAAGATGGACCGCTCGGCAACGTGCCTGTTCGGTGTGCGTAACTACGGTGTCGAGATAAACGGGTACGTCCGTCACCCGACCAAGGGTCTCTGCATTTGGCTGCAGCAACGGTCCGACACGAAGCAAACGTGGCCAGGCAAGTGGGACAATATGGTGAGCGGTGGACTGGCGGTCGGTTACGGTGTGCTTGAAACGGCCATCAAGGAAGCGGCCGAGGAAGCATCGATACCTGGCCACCTGATCAAAAATCTCGTGTCCGCCGGATGCGTATCGTTTTTCTTCGAAAGTGAACGTGGTCTCTTTCCCAACACGGAGTTCGTGTACGATCTCGAACTGCCCGAAGACTTTGTGCCTGATAATTCCGACGGCGAGGTGCAGAACTTTCAGCTTCTACCGGCCCACGAATGTCTCGAGCGGGTGTTTATGCCCGACTTCAAAACCACCAGCTGCCCGGTGGTAATCGATTTTCTCATCCGCCATGGTATTATAACGCCGGAAAATG AAACAAACTTCACGCAGGTCATCGAGTTGCTGCACGTACCGCTGCAGAGCTTGTACACCTACCGTACGACGCCAAACGACGGATCGGCCAACGCCTGTGCAACTACAGcggcaacaacaaaccaacgaGATCTCATTAGcagcaataataaaaacagtATCGAAAACGGCAAGCTCTAA
- the LOC128303819 gene encoding uncharacterized protein LOC128303819 isoform X2, whose protein sequence is MVGKFVYYRSRDVGFMKGDCRPFVVDGHQVGLVSQNVIEQLLKYPEVFHIRAPEHGKQKIVELNPAFRDYNTRSQQVDRILREFRKQGMFVALKGWRDECYDVKSSTGSLLKMDRSATCLFGVRNYGVEINGYVRHPTKGLCIWLQQRSDTKQTWPGKWDNMVSGGLAVGYGVLETAIKEAAEEASIPGHLIKNLVSAGCVSFFFESERGLFPNTEFVYDLELPEDFVPDNSDGEVQNFQLLPAHECLERVFMPDFKTTSCPVVIDFLIRHGIITPENETNFTQVIELLHVPLQSLYTYRTTPNDGSANACATTAATTNQRDLISSNNKNSIENGKL, encoded by the exons ATGGTTGGCAAATTTGTTTATTACAGGTCCCGTGACGTCG GTTTCATGAAAGGCGACTGCCGCCCGTTCGTTGTTGACGGCCACCAAGTCGGACTGGTCAGCCAGAATGTGATCGAGCAGCTGCTCAAATATCCTGAAGTATTTCACATCAGAGCTCCGGAGCATGGCAAGCAG AAAATTGTCGAACTGAATCCTGCCTTTCGGGATTACAATACACGCTCGCAGCAGGTCGACCGGATACTGCGCGAATTCCGCAAGCAGGGCATGTTTGTTGCATTGAAAGGTTGGCGTGACGAATGTTACGACGTTAAGTCATCCACCGGCTCACTGCTCAAGATGGACCGCTCGGCAACGTGCCTGTTCGGTGTGCGTAACTACGGTGTCGAGATAAACGGGTACGTCCGTCACCCGACCAAGGGTCTCTGCATTTGGCTGCAGCAACGGTCCGACACGAAGCAAACGTGGCCAGGCAAGTGGGACAATATGGTGAGCGGTGGACTGGCGGTCGGTTACGGTGTGCTTGAAACGGCCATCAAGGAAGCGGCCGAGGAAGCATCGATACCTGGCCACCTGATCAAAAATCTCGTGTCCGCCGGATGCGTATCGTTTTTCTTCGAAAGTGAACGTGGTCTCTTTCCCAACACGGAGTTCGTGTACGATCTCGAACTGCCCGAAGACTTTGTGCCTGATAATTCCGACGGCGAGGTGCAGAACTTTCAGCTTCTACCGGCCCACGAATGTCTCGAGCGGGTGTTTATGCCCGACTTCAAAACCACCAGCTGCCCGGTGGTAATCGATTTTCTCATCCGCCATGGTATTATAACGCCGGAAAATG AAACAAACTTCACGCAGGTCATCGAGTTGCTGCACGTACCGCTGCAGAGCTTGTACACCTACCGTACGACGCCAAACGACGGATCGGCCAACGCCTGTGCAACTACAGcggcaacaacaaaccaacgaGATCTCATTAGcagcaataataaaaacagtATCGAAAACGGCAAGCTCTAA
- the LOC128303819 gene encoding uncharacterized protein LOC128303819 isoform X3, whose protein sequence is MKGDCRPFVVDGHQVGLVSQNVIEQLLKYPEVFHIRAPEHGKQKIVELNPAFRDYNTRSQQVDRILREFRKQGMFVALKGWRDECYDVKSSTGSLLKMDRSATCLFGVRNYGVEINGYVRHPTKGLCIWLQQRSDTKQTWPGKWDNMVSGGLAVGYGVLETAIKEAAEEASIPGHLIKNLVSAGCVSFFFESERGLFPNTEFVYDLELPEDFVPDNSDGEVQNFQLLPAHECLERVFMPDFKTTSCPVVIDFLIRHGIITPENETNFTQVIELLHVPLQSLYTYRTTPNDGSANACATTAATTNQRDLISSNNKNSIENGKL, encoded by the exons ATGAAAGGCGACTGCCGCCCGTTCGTTGTTGACGGCCACCAAGTCGGACTGGTCAGCCAGAATGTGATCGAGCAGCTGCTCAAATATCCTGAAGTATTTCACATCAGAGCTCCGGAGCATGGCAAGCAG AAAATTGTCGAACTGAATCCTGCCTTTCGGGATTACAATACACGCTCGCAGCAGGTCGACCGGATACTGCGCGAATTCCGCAAGCAGGGCATGTTTGTTGCATTGAAAGGTTGGCGTGACGAATGTTACGACGTTAAGTCATCCACCGGCTCACTGCTCAAGATGGACCGCTCGGCAACGTGCCTGTTCGGTGTGCGTAACTACGGTGTCGAGATAAACGGGTACGTCCGTCACCCGACCAAGGGTCTCTGCATTTGGCTGCAGCAACGGTCCGACACGAAGCAAACGTGGCCAGGCAAGTGGGACAATATGGTGAGCGGTGGACTGGCGGTCGGTTACGGTGTGCTTGAAACGGCCATCAAGGAAGCGGCCGAGGAAGCATCGATACCTGGCCACCTGATCAAAAATCTCGTGTCCGCCGGATGCGTATCGTTTTTCTTCGAAAGTGAACGTGGTCTCTTTCCCAACACGGAGTTCGTGTACGATCTCGAACTGCCCGAAGACTTTGTGCCTGATAATTCCGACGGCGAGGTGCAGAACTTTCAGCTTCTACCGGCCCACGAATGTCTCGAGCGGGTGTTTATGCCCGACTTCAAAACCACCAGCTGCCCGGTGGTAATCGATTTTCTCATCCGCCATGGTATTATAACGCCGGAAAATG AAACAAACTTCACGCAGGTCATCGAGTTGCTGCACGTACCGCTGCAGAGCTTGTACACCTACCGTACGACGCCAAACGACGGATCGGCCAACGCCTGTGCAACTACAGcggcaacaacaaaccaacgaGATCTCATTAGcagcaataataaaaacagtATCGAAAACGGCAAGCTCTAA